Part of the Cupriavidus basilensis genome is shown below.
ATCGCATTGGGCCATCACAGCCGCTTTAAGAACTGTCGCCTTCGCCGATGTAATAAATCCTCCAGGTGCAAGCGAGGCCTGCGAGACCCGTCCCATGGCAAAGGAGAGGCCCAGAAGCTCGGAGGCCGGGTAAGTTGAAATTACGCCATCATAGTCGGCTGGATATCGCTGGGCGGCCACCAGGCCTTGTCGGCCGCCTCCCGAACCACCAATGTAGTAGCTGTGAAGGAAGGATTTTCCATAGCGGCTTTGCGCCAGAAACGCAGCGACGTCGTGCGTCTTCTTGACGTGCTCACCGGCGTAGTTCGCCAGAGCTTCATCGTTCTGCAAGAACACGCCTTCAGAAAAGGTTCCCTGGTGCCCGCTGTCACTGCCGAGGGTCACGAAGCCCCGTGCCAACGGCGTCTTGGTTCCGGTGCGCTCCGTGAGAGTGAGCGCGGAGCTAGCGAAACTGGCAGTTGCCGGAATGGTACCGTCCAGGCCACCGCCACCGAAGTGAACGGACTTTTCATTCCAGTTGCTCGGAAGGTCCACTTCAAAGCGGATATCAGGCGCCTGAAAATCCACCGGATGAATCTTCCCCAACACTTTGCAATATTCGCCCGACTGGTTGCCGGTTTCAGTTGACGCTACCAACGTCGCGCTGGATACAGATGCGCCAGTTGTGGGAAGACCTATCGCCGAAGCGGGAATCTCGAGATTTTGAAAACCCGCACACAACTCGGCAGGAGTCTTGCTTGGCGCGCTCGGGCTACTTGGTGATGTCGTGGTCGCCGCAGACGATGCCGTATTATCGTCTCCTCCACATGCAGCAAGTATTGCGGTCGATCCAATAGCGAGAACAAAGCCCTTGCGGACTGTGTGCATGAATGCATGGTACTTCATGTGTCTGGTCTCCTCTGATGTTTTGTAGCAATGGTCGGCCACTCGCCCCTGACCATTGCGTCTCGTCAAGACGCTTCAGTTATTCTCTGTGTCCGTTGTATAAGCGTCAGGCTGAATGCTACTGCTCGGTGAGACGCCACATTGTCATGTGCAAGACAGTACAGTTGGCGATGCGACGGGATGGCGAGGAATGGAATCCGGGAGAGCGTGAACGGAATGGCGAACCACAACATCTTGGAATGACCCGATTACTGCGTGGTCACTGCGCGGAAATCATTTTGGCTTGCAGCCAAGCCAAATCGTATTCGCGCCTGGATCGTCATTGCCCTTGCGACCAAGGAATCCGCCAAGGCGAGCAATCGGGCGCAGCACTTCGTTCAGGCTTGGCTTGGCGGGCTGCCTGACACGGGTCAACAGGTACCTTTGGCCCACTGCACTTGCCAAATTTGTCCCGCTTCTCGCGTGCCCACATCCACGCGTCCAGCACGCCAAGCGGCTCGCGTTGCGGTGTGACGGCATAGGGCGGGTCAAATTCATGCCGCGCTGCGCTTCATAGCTCAGCGGCCCCAGACCGATCGCCCCTTGGCCGTTGAAATCAAGTTCCGTCGTGTCCTGAAGACGCAGCACGACCGGCTGAGCCTGCATTCTCTGTTGGGTCTGCTGCCAATGCGGCGCCAGAATATCGCGCCAGTCAACGCTGTCGTTGCCCAAGAAGCGATAGGCTTCCATCGTCTCTCGCCAGCCGTGACATGCCTTCGGAACGCTGGCCATCGGATCGGCCGCCAATCGCTCCATGAATATCCTCGTTCGCTTGTCGAGGCGCGCATCACCGAGATCCAGTTGAGCAAATTCAGTCGCTGCCCAGTGCGTCGATTCAGTAGATAATACGTCGCCAAAAATGCGAGAGTAAGCGCGAGGCTCGGGGAGTTTACAAGTGCCGTCTCAAGTCATTGAAAGTAAACAGCTTTCCTGCGTCCCCTCGGTCGCCTTGATAGGTCAGAGATGTGTATAACCGCATGGATTATGATCGGGTTATTTGTTTTCTGCGTGGCGTCCGCCGTGTTTT
Proteins encoded:
- a CDS encoding tannase/feruloyl esterase family alpha/beta hydrolase, whose product is MKYHAFMHTVRKGFVLAIGSTAILAACGGDDNTASSAATTTSPSSPSAPSKTPAELCAGFQNLEIPASAIGLPTTGASVSSATLVASTETGNQSGEYCKVLGKIHPVDFQAPDIRFEVDLPSNWNEKSVHFGGGGLDGTIPATASFASSALTLTERTGTKTPLARGFVTLGSDSGHQGTFSEGVFLQNDEALANYAGEHVKKTHDVAAFLAQSRYGKSFLHSYYIGGSGGGRQGLVAAQRYPADYDGVISTYPASELLGLSFAMGRVSQASLAPGGFITSAKATVLKAAVMAQCDALDGATDGLISNPSTCNFDPSTLRCPGGADTGNTCLSDAQLNTVNTIATPLTITFDFANGIHTIPGYNILAGTDFWNGLVAPLGLSPTEALADPASGQGSFFYAFPNALVNFAISRTQLVDLMSFNFSDPGTLTARTQAVSNMMDATSTDLATFKARGGKLILQHGQSDQFIPAQMSVDYYNRLLTRYGQATVNEFVKFYLVPGAAHGSGGQFGGAYDALTVLDNWVTSGNPPNQLVITDANGPTANRTRPLCEYPTWPKYVSGDVNSAASFTCAQ
- a CDS encoding IS4 family transposase; this translates as MPSHRNASRLACWTRGCGHARSGTNLASAVGQRYLLTRVRQPAKPSLNEVLRPIARLGGFLGRKGNDDPGANTIWLGCKPK